In Aptenodytes patagonicus chromosome 6, bAptPat1.pri.cur, whole genome shotgun sequence, one genomic interval encodes:
- the TBR1 gene encoding T-box brain protein 1 isoform X1: MQLEHCLSPSIMLSKKFLNVSTSYPHAGGSELALHDHPIISTTDNLERSSPLKKITRGMTNQSDTDNFPDSKDTPGDVQRNKLSPVLDGVSELRHSFDGSAADRYLLSQSSQPQSAASAPSTMFPYPSQHGPAHPAFSIASPSRYMAHHPVITNGAYNSLLSNSSPQGYPTAGYPYPQQYGHSYQGAPFYQFSSTQPGLVPGKAQVYLCNRPLWLKFHRHQTEMIITKQGRRMFPFLSFNISGLDPTAHYNIFVDVILADPNHWRFQGGKWVPCGKADTNVQGNRVYMHPDSPNTGAHWMRQEISFGKLKLTNNKGASNNNGQMVVLQSLHKYQPRLHVVEVNEDGTEDTNQPGRVQTFTFPETQFIAVTAYQNTDITQLKIDHNPFAKGFRDNYDTIYTGCDMDRLTPSPNDSPRSQIVPGARYAMAGSFLQDQFVSNYAKSRFHPGAGAGPGPGADRSVPHTNGLLSPQQAEDPGAPSPQRWFVAPANNRLDFAASAYDTATDFAGNAATLLSYAAAGVKALPLQAAGCAGRPLGYYADPSGWGARSPPQYCSKSGSVLSCWPNSAAAARMAAGNPYLGEEAESLAPERSPLPGAEDSKPKDLSDSSWIETPSSIKSIDSTDSGIYEQAKRRRISPSDTPVSESSSPLKSEVLTQRDCEKTCAKDIGYYGFYSHS; encoded by the exons ATGCAGCTGGAGCATTGTCTTTCTCCCTCTATCATGCTCTCCAAGAAATTTCTCAATGTGAGCACCAGTTACCCACATGCAGGCGGATCTGAGCTTGCCTTGCATGATCATCCCATTATCTCGACCACTGACAACCTGGAGAGAAGTtcacctttgaaaaaaattaccagGGGGATGACGAATCAGTCAGATACAGACAATTTTCCTGACTCCAAGGACACACCAGGGGACGTCCAGAGAAATAAACTCTCTCCCGTCTTGGACGGGGTCTCTGAGCTTCGTCACAGTTTCGATGGATCTGCTGCAGATCGCTATCTGCTCTCTCAGTCCAGCCAGCCCCagtctgctgcctctgctcctaGTACCATGTTCCCTTACCCCAGCCAGCATGGACCTGCTCACCCAGCCTTCTCCATCGCCAGCCCCAGCCGCTACATGGCTCACCATCCTGTGATCACCAACGGAGCTTATAACAGCCTCCTGTCCAACTCTTCTCCACAAGGCTACCCCACGGCGGGCTACCCTTACCCCCAGCAGTATGGCCATTCCTACCAAGGGGCACCTTTCTACCAGTTCTCCTCCACCCAGCCGGGGCTAGTTCCCGGCAAGGCTCAGGTCTACCTGTGCAACAGGCCACTCTGGCTGAAATTTCACCGGCACCAGACGGAGATGATCATCACGAAGCAGGGGAG GCGCATGTTCCCTTTCCTAAGTTTTAATATTTCTGGTCTCGACCCCACGGCTCACTACAATATTTTTGTGGATGTCATTTTGGCGGATCCCAACCACTGGAGATTTCAGGGAGGCAAATGGGTTCCTTGCGGCAAGGCGGACACCAATGTACAAG GAAACCGGGTGTACATGCACCCCGACTCCCCCAACACGGGTGCCCACTGGATGCGCCAGGAAATCTCCTTCGGGAAACTAAAACTCACAAACAATAAAGGAGCATCAAACAACAACGGGCAG ATGGTGGTTTTGCAGTCCCTCCACAAGTACCAGCCCCGCTTGCATGTGGTGGAGGTGAACGAAGACGGGACGGAGGATACCAACCAGCCGGGCAGAGTGCAGACCTTCACCTTCCCCGAGACCCAGTTCATAGCAGTCACCGCCTACCAAAACACCGAT ATCACACAGCTGAAAATAGACCACAACCCTTTCGCAAAAGGCTTCCGAGACAATTATGACAC GATCTACACGGGCTGCGACATGGACCGGCTGACGCCTTCCCCCAACGACTCGCCCCGCTCGCAGATCGTGCCCGGGGCCCGCTACGCCATGGCCGGCTCCTTCCTCCAGGACCAGTTCGTGAGTAACTACGCCAAGTCCCGCTTCCACCCCGGGGCAGGAGCCGGCCCGGGGCCCGGCGCCGACCGCAGCGTGCCCCACACCAACgggctgctctccccacagcaAGCCGAGGACCCGGGGGCCCCCTCGCCGCAGCGCTGGTTCGTCGCCCCCGCCAACAACCGCCTCGACTTCGCCGCCTCCGCCTACGACACGGCCACCGACTTCGCCGGCAACGCGGCCACGCTGCTTTCCTACGCGGCCGCCGGCGTCAAGGCGCTGCCGCTGCAGGCGGCCGGCTGCGCCGGGCGGCCGCTGGGCTACTACGCCGACCCCTCGGGCTGGGGGGCCCGCAGCCCCCCGCAGTACTGCAGCAAGTCGGGCTCCgtgctctcctgctggcccaacagcgcggcggcggcgcgcatGGCCGCCGGCAACCCCTACCTGGGGGAGGAGGCGGAGAGCCTGGCCCCCGAGCGGTCCCCCTTGCCGGGCGCCGAGGACTCCAAGCCCAAAGATTTGTCCGACTCCAGCTGGATCGAGACGCCGTCGTCCATTAAATCCATCGACTCCACCGATTCTGGGATTTACGAGCAGGCCAAAAGGAGGCGGATCTCCCCCTCGGACACCCCGGTGTCCGAGAGCTCCTCGCCCCTCAAGAGCGAGGTGCTCACCCAGCGGGACTGCGAAAAGACCTGCGCCAAGGACATCGGCTACTACGGCTTCTACTCGCACAGCTAg
- the TBR1 gene encoding T-box brain protein 1 isoform X2: MQLEHCLSPSIMLSKKFLNVSTSYPHAGGSELALHDHPIISTTDNLERSSPLKKITRGMTNQSDTDNFPDSKDTPGDVQRNKLSPVLDGVSELRHSFDGSAADRYLLSQSSQPQSAASAPSTMFPYPSQHGPAHPAFSIASPSRYMAHHPVITNGAYNSLLSNSSPQGYPTAGYPYPQQYGHSYQGAPFYQFSSTQPGLVPGKAQVYLCNRPLWLKFHRHQTEMIITKQGRRMFPFLSFNISGLDPTAHYNIFVDVILADPNHWRFQGGKWVPCGKADTNVQGNRVYMHPDSPNTGAHWMRQEISFGKLKLTNNKGASNNNGQMVVLQSLHKYQPRLHVVEVNEDGTEDTNQPGRVQTFTFPETQFIAVTAYQNTDITQLKIDHNPFAKGFRDNYDTIYTGCDMDRLTPSPNDSPRSQIVPGARYAMAGSFLQDQFQAEDPGAPSPQRWFVAPANNRLDFAASAYDTATDFAGNAATLLSYAAAGVKALPLQAAGCAGRPLGYYADPSGWGARSPPQYCSKSGSVLSCWPNSAAAARMAAGNPYLGEEAESLAPERSPLPGAEDSKPKDLSDSSWIETPSSIKSIDSTDSGIYEQAKRRRISPSDTPVSESSSPLKSEVLTQRDCEKTCAKDIGYYGFYSHS; the protein is encoded by the exons ATGCAGCTGGAGCATTGTCTTTCTCCCTCTATCATGCTCTCCAAGAAATTTCTCAATGTGAGCACCAGTTACCCACATGCAGGCGGATCTGAGCTTGCCTTGCATGATCATCCCATTATCTCGACCACTGACAACCTGGAGAGAAGTtcacctttgaaaaaaattaccagGGGGATGACGAATCAGTCAGATACAGACAATTTTCCTGACTCCAAGGACACACCAGGGGACGTCCAGAGAAATAAACTCTCTCCCGTCTTGGACGGGGTCTCTGAGCTTCGTCACAGTTTCGATGGATCTGCTGCAGATCGCTATCTGCTCTCTCAGTCCAGCCAGCCCCagtctgctgcctctgctcctaGTACCATGTTCCCTTACCCCAGCCAGCATGGACCTGCTCACCCAGCCTTCTCCATCGCCAGCCCCAGCCGCTACATGGCTCACCATCCTGTGATCACCAACGGAGCTTATAACAGCCTCCTGTCCAACTCTTCTCCACAAGGCTACCCCACGGCGGGCTACCCTTACCCCCAGCAGTATGGCCATTCCTACCAAGGGGCACCTTTCTACCAGTTCTCCTCCACCCAGCCGGGGCTAGTTCCCGGCAAGGCTCAGGTCTACCTGTGCAACAGGCCACTCTGGCTGAAATTTCACCGGCACCAGACGGAGATGATCATCACGAAGCAGGGGAG GCGCATGTTCCCTTTCCTAAGTTTTAATATTTCTGGTCTCGACCCCACGGCTCACTACAATATTTTTGTGGATGTCATTTTGGCGGATCCCAACCACTGGAGATTTCAGGGAGGCAAATGGGTTCCTTGCGGCAAGGCGGACACCAATGTACAAG GAAACCGGGTGTACATGCACCCCGACTCCCCCAACACGGGTGCCCACTGGATGCGCCAGGAAATCTCCTTCGGGAAACTAAAACTCACAAACAATAAAGGAGCATCAAACAACAACGGGCAG ATGGTGGTTTTGCAGTCCCTCCACAAGTACCAGCCCCGCTTGCATGTGGTGGAGGTGAACGAAGACGGGACGGAGGATACCAACCAGCCGGGCAGAGTGCAGACCTTCACCTTCCCCGAGACCCAGTTCATAGCAGTCACCGCCTACCAAAACACCGAT ATCACACAGCTGAAAATAGACCACAACCCTTTCGCAAAAGGCTTCCGAGACAATTATGACAC GATCTACACGGGCTGCGACATGGACCGGCTGACGCCTTCCCCCAACGACTCGCCCCGCTCGCAGATCGTGCCCGGGGCCCGCTACGCCATGGCCGGCTCCTTCCTCCAGGACCAGTTC caAGCCGAGGACCCGGGGGCCCCCTCGCCGCAGCGCTGGTTCGTCGCCCCCGCCAACAACCGCCTCGACTTCGCCGCCTCCGCCTACGACACGGCCACCGACTTCGCCGGCAACGCGGCCACGCTGCTTTCCTACGCGGCCGCCGGCGTCAAGGCGCTGCCGCTGCAGGCGGCCGGCTGCGCCGGGCGGCCGCTGGGCTACTACGCCGACCCCTCGGGCTGGGGGGCCCGCAGCCCCCCGCAGTACTGCAGCAAGTCGGGCTCCgtgctctcctgctggcccaacagcgcggcggcggcgcgcatGGCCGCCGGCAACCCCTACCTGGGGGAGGAGGCGGAGAGCCTGGCCCCCGAGCGGTCCCCCTTGCCGGGCGCCGAGGACTCCAAGCCCAAAGATTTGTCCGACTCCAGCTGGATCGAGACGCCGTCGTCCATTAAATCCATCGACTCCACCGATTCTGGGATTTACGAGCAGGCCAAAAGGAGGCGGATCTCCCCCTCGGACACCCCGGTGTCCGAGAGCTCCTCGCCCCTCAAGAGCGAGGTGCTCACCCAGCGGGACTGCGAAAAGACCTGCGCCAAGGACATCGGCTACTACGGCTTCTACTCGCACAGCTAg